In the Mycoplasma zalophi genome, one interval contains:
- the plsX gene encoding phosphate acyltransferase PlsX: MKKIVVDTLNNDNGSKYAIKASYKWALENPDYTLILFGNNKDLQELNINLPKNVIFNHSPFIVTKTQNLREILKNPSSMLEATEFTKTNDVDALLSSGDSGSLVTITTLKLQRLQGVSRPAFMPLMPKKNGGQFLLLDVGANIETKTEYLVQWSKIATIFYKSLFNKNNPQLALLNIGTEDYKGQTIQQEAHYILKNSKNLFQYAGFIEPNQILNGDVDVVVSDGYAGNILLKSMEGAFSTFFILLKDAFLASWINKLAALLLKKELRKIKNKFDYKQVGAATIIGFNKIVAKAHGRSDENAFYGALNQLKQIIEAQTIEKIQVHLSEIEENNE; the protein is encoded by the coding sequence ATGAAAAAAATTGTTGTAGACACACTAAATAATGATAATGGTTCAAAATACGCAATAAAAGCTTCTTATAAATGAGCTCTTGAAAACCCTGATTATACTTTAATTTTGTTCGGGAATAATAAAGATTTACAAGAACTAAACATAAATTTACCTAAAAATGTGATTTTTAATCATTCACCTTTTATTGTTACCAAAACTCAAAATCTTCGCGAGATTCTAAAAAATCCTTCTTCTATGTTAGAAGCAACAGAATTTACTAAAACAAATGATGTAGATGCTTTATTAAGCAGTGGAGATTCAGGTTCATTAGTGACTATTACAACACTAAAATTACAAAGATTGCAAGGAGTATCTAGACCTGCTTTTATGCCTTTAATGCCCAAAAAAAATGGAGGGCAATTTTTACTTTTAGATGTCGGTGCAAATATTGAAACAAAAACTGAATATTTAGTGCAATGATCAAAAATCGCAACAATTTTTTACAAATCATTATTTAACAAAAATAATCCCCAATTAGCACTTTTAAATATTGGCACAGAAGATTACAAAGGTCAAACTATACAGCAAGAAGCACACTATATCTTAAAAAATAGTAAAAATTTATTTCAATATGCTGGTTTTATTGAGCCAAACCAAATTTTAAATGGTGATGTGGATGTAGTTGTTTCTGATGGATATGCAGGTAACATTTTATTAAAAAGTATGGAAGGTGCTTTTTCTACATTCTTTATTCTATTAAAAGATGCATTTTTAGCTTCTTGAATTAATAAATTAGCAGCTCTTTTACTAAAAAAAGAATTAAGAAAAATTAAAAATAAATTTGATTATAAACAAGTCGGAGCTGCAACAATAATAGGATTTAATAAAATAGTTGCAAAGGCACATGGTCGAAGTGATGAAAATGCTTTTTACGGTGCTTTAAATCAATTAAAACAAATTATAGAAGCACAAACCATTGAAAAAATTCAAGTACACTTGAGTGAAATTGAGGAAAATAATGAATAA
- the rnc gene encoding ribonuclease III, with translation MNNEFTTKLLDILHKFEINTAGLKDFTFFDISFTHSTFANEHRQYKSYELNEYLGDAILQFKVSEYLFLKHNDIDEGHATTLRSTLVKTENLAKISQKYGLFSLLKASKGAIHQLQNSKKVYADIFESFIAGTYLSLGMKAVEKILQKTIFTEVKYYVNKENKDAKTLFQEFIQSNDLSVSYETKKHEDGFISTVIYNKTKYGVGIGKNKKEAEENAAKNALENLNI, from the coding sequence ATGAATAATGAATTTACTACAAAATTACTAGATATTTTACACAAATTTGAAATTAACACTGCCGGTTTAAAAGATTTTACTTTTTTTGATATTTCATTTACTCATTCAACATTTGCAAATGAACATAGACAATATAAAAGTTATGAATTAAATGAATATCTAGGGGATGCTATTTTACAGTTTAAAGTATCAGAATATCTGTTTTTAAAACATAATGACATTGATGAAGGACACGCAACAACATTGAGATCTACTCTTGTAAAAACAGAAAATCTCGCTAAAATTTCACAAAAATATGGTTTATTTTCACTATTAAAAGCTTCTAAAGGCGCTATTCACCAATTACAAAATTCTAAAAAAGTTTATGCTGATATTTTTGAAAGTTTTATAGCTGGAACATATCTTTCTTTAGGAATGAAAGCAGTAGAAAAAATTCTTCAAAAGACTATTTTTACTGAAGTTAAATATTATGTAAATAAAGAAAACAAAGATGCAAAAACTCTTTTTCAAGAATTTATCCAATCAAATGATTTATCGGTAAGTTATGAAACCAAAAAACATGAAGATGGATTTATTTCAACCGTCATTTACAACAAAACAAAATACGGAGTTGGGATTGGTAAAAATAAAAAAGAAGCTGAAGAAAATGCAGCAAAAAATGCTTTAGAAAATCTAAACATCTAG